aagatcCACAGCATAGGGGCAGTCAGACAAACCCGTCTTGCAGGATGTACATTCATAGACGACCAAACCATGAAGAAGAAAGGATGAGGCACACATCAGGAGAAGATTACCACTCATGATGGTGTGAACCTGAGGGCTGTCAAATGGTTCGACAACCACCCTGTCACACTCTTGAGCACCATTGTTGGAGCAAACCCTGTCACACATGTGCAGAGAtgggacaaaaaaagaaaagaattcatACAAGTCCCATGCCCCAACATGGTACCTCTTTACAGCAAGAGCATGGGAGGAGTGGATCTTCTTGATTCACTAATGGCTCTCTACCGCACCAAGATCCGCTCCAAGAAGTGAGACACCACTGACCACTGGCCCTTACAAGGAATTGAGAAGGGAAGATGTAAGGTGCTTGGATGCAAAGGCATTGTGAGGACCAAGTGCTCAAAGTGTTCCATCTTCTTCTGTATCAAagaagtgagagtgagaggaaCTGCTTCTTGGACTTTCACAAGGGGTGAAATGGGATTAAATTAGGAAATAGCATGGAGGGCTAGAATGAAAGATATGATTTAGATTGAAAtgtaggatatatatatatatatatatatatatatatatatatatatatatatatatatatatatatatatatatatatattggcaTAATAATTCTGGTGTATTGATAATCTTATCACTTTATCAAAAATTGGTATTCCATAGTTTTTCTATGACTCATGATTGCCAGAGCTGGCCATTGTGTTCCTCACAACAAATGCTTTGTTCCTTCTTTATCTTAGAatcttttttgttatataaaactataagaAATAATATTTCTGGTTGGTCAGAATGACAGCCAATGACAGTAAAGGACCGTCAGCCAATGACAGTAAAGGACCGCCCTAAACTGGCTCGTTCATAAAAACCCCATCTCGCATCAAAAATCTCCATAGCAGCTTACTGATTCATCTACAGTGTCACTGTCATTGTGCAGGTGAGTAAAGCTGATTAAACCTAACAATCAGGAAGGAAATACATATAAGGGAAATATTTTTAACGATTATACTCAAATGTGCacctggtttatttatttaaacaggaAAACCATAACAGATGTGTAGATATATTAGCAGTCCATCGAGTACAAATCAAGAatagagcaatactgtactatagctctgttgaattctggactgtgattagtcagaaggtgttgattaattttctataacagcagctctgacagtagtgcagctgtaaatcacaggtttatattaatgcgggTCAGCTTCAGATCAGCTTGGGCAATAATTCTTGTCTAGTGTCCTTATCAATTTTCTGCATTAAACATTTGCTATGAGCCTTACTGTTTGACAAATCTGTCTTTCCTTTTCAGAACCATGAGCAGGAACTTCTTGTCCATGAACGAAGAGCTCCGTAAGGGAGACTTCCTGTTATCCAACAACCGAGAGTACAAGGCAATCTTTCAGGtagaattaaaacagaaaaaagagaaactccAGGTTCAAAAAGAAGAGCTGCATTTCTTTATGTTTATACCCTCTACATAGATAGCACTGGCCATTCCTAAttccttttttacttttacttatttGAAAAATTACTTCCAATacttttcacagaaatataaaCCCAACCACTGTTTTCCAAAACTGAACACTCATGTCTCATTTCAGGAGGATGGGAACTTTGTGGTCTATGGCTGGAGACCTCTGTGGGCATCTAACACGTATGGCAATACCGACGCCCATCGGCTGATCATGCAAGGAGACTGCAACCTCGTCATGTACACGCCGGGCAGACCCGTGTGGGCCACCAATACCGACCGGAAGGACGTAAAAATGTGCCGTCTGACTCTGGGCAACGACGGCATTCTAATGGTCGATAATGATGGGGCTGTGGTGTGGAAATCTACTAAGTCTAATTAAAAGCAATGAAGCAATCTTGTCTCAAAACTCTCTGCAGCTGTCAggaaagttataaaataaatcagtaaagagaagcagcaggatgtctctgtgtctctgtactactgttattataatCAGTTCAAGCAAAACAGGCGGGCAGTACAAGACTGCCAACAGAAATGAATACTCTGAATAACAGACTGAATACTTTTCCCTGCACCTAAAACCCAGATAAGACCCCAGACTTACCCTCTAGTTATCCTCCtttatcatgcagcaagacaaacacagaaattaTAAGCAAGACTCCAGGGCTACCAGAATGGAAACTTACTCCATCACTAATCCAACCCAATCGAACAGGCTTTATCAAAGCAAACAGTCAACTACTAACTCTCACAGAATACTTAACCTtctcatgcataaattatttaaa
The genomic region above belongs to Pangasianodon hypophthalmus isolate fPanHyp1 chromosome 6, fPanHyp1.pri, whole genome shotgun sequence and contains:
- the LOC128318549 gene encoding B-type lectin plumieribetin-like, with the protein product MSRNFLSMNEELRKGDFLLSNNREYKAIFQEDGNFVVYGWRPLWASNTYGNTDAHRLIMQGDCNLVMYTPGRPVWATNTDRKDVKMCRLTLGNDGILMVDNDGAVVWKSTKSN